In Microbulbifer agarilyticus, the DNA window CTCTCCACCGACACCGGAATTTCGCGCCCGCCCTCGCAGTGACGCGGGTCCATATATTCGCCCTTCTGATTCACCGGCTTCCACTCGACGCCGCGGGGCGCCTGAATGCGGCCGTGACGGTGAGGCAGTTTGCGCATGATATCGGTCCAGATCGTCAGCGCACCGGTGGCGCCGGTCAGCTCGGTGCGTTCGTTATCGTCGCGGCCAAGCCACACCACCGCCGTCACTCCCGGGCTAAACCCGGCAAACCAGCTGTCGCGGTAATTATTGGTGGTACCGGTCTTGCCGGCAAAAGGCACACTGTTGGGCAGGCTGCGGTAGGCACTTTTGCCGGTACCCTCACGCATCACCTGCTCAAGCCCGTAGCGCAGTAAATAAATCGGCACCGCATCCACGCCGCGGTTCATTTTCGGACGGAAGCGCTGTACCTGATCGCCCACCGCATCGGACACCGCCAGCAAGGTACGCGGCACTATATGCTCACCGCCATTGGCCATGGTCTGGTACATACCCGCGACCTGAAATGGAGTCATTTCCACCGCCCCCAGGAACAGCGAGGGCACCCGCGGCAGGTTCGCTTCAACGCCAAGGCGGCGAATGGTTTCGCGCACGTTTTCAATACCAAGGTCCAACCCGAGACGCGCGGTGGCCTGGTTGTAGGAGCGCGACAGCGCAACATACAGCGGGACCTGGCCGTGGCTGCGGTTGTTAAAGTTCGCCGGCATCCACACCTGGCCGTCGGCCGCCACTTCGCGAATGGGCGCATCATCGATCAGGGTGGCCAGATTAAATTCGTGCGGGCGCTCCAGCGCAGTGAGATAAATGGCTGGCTTAATCAGTGAGCCAACCTGGCGGTTAGCTTCCAGAGCGCGGTTAAACCCTGGATAGTGAGGGCGGCGATCGCCCACCATCGCCAGCACATTGCCGCTGTGATTTTCCAGAATTACCGTGGCGCCCTGTAACGAATTGGCCTCGATGTTGCGGTCACTTTCCAGCTTGTCGGCACCCTGGCTAATCGCGTCTTCTGCCAGTTTCTGCACCGAGGGGGCAAGTGTGGTGTAAACCCGCAGGCCGGCGGTGCGCAGCTCTTCCACCGAGTAGTAGGGGCGCAACTCCTCTAACAATCGCTCGGTAAAGGCGGGATAGGGGTTCTGCGCGGCAGCACCTTTGGTTGCCACTTCCAATGGTTTGGCCTTGAGCCGTTGCAGGTCCTGCTCACTGATCAGCCCCTGCTCTTCCATGACGTCGAGCACGATATTGCGGCGCTCCAGCGCGCGTTTGGGGTGACGCCAGGGGTTGTAGTAGGAAGCGCCCTTGGCCAGCCCCACCAGCAACGCCATTTGATGGGGTTCCAACTGGTTGAGAGGCTTGTGGAAGTAAAACTCAGACGCCAGGCCAAAGCCATAAATCGCACGGCTGCCCTGTTGTCCCAGCCATACCTCATTGATGTATTCCTGCAGGATGTAGGCCTTGTCGTAATGGACCTCCATCAGGATAGCCATCAGGGCTTCGTTGAATTTTCGCCACAGGCTCGGCTTATGGTCGAAGAAAATATTCTTCACCAGCTGCTGGGTGATGGTTGAGCCACCCTGGACCACGGTACCAGCCTGCAAGTTGGCCACCATGGCGCGGGCGATACCGCGGGGAGAAACCCCAAAATGATGGGCGAAATCCTGGTCTTCCACGGCAATCAGCGTGGCACCCAGTAACGGTGGGATTTCTGTTATGCGCACCGGTGTGCGGTCGTCACCGCCGCCAAGCAGCGTACCGATAGGCGCCGCATCCAGGCGGAACTCTTCCAGCGCCGCACCAGTTTCATCGCGCAAGTTAGTCAGCTCGTCATTGCGCAGGCGGAAGCTTACCTTGGCTTCCCGTTCGCGCCCGTCCGCATGCACAAAATCGCGGCGCCACACCACATATTCCATGCCCTCGCGCTGCCACTGGCCGGGCTCATCCACGGGCGACGCCTGTTTATAGTTGAGCGCAGAGAACTCGGCCTCCAGCTCATCCGGCCGCATCACCATCCCTTCCTGCAAGACCAACGGCCGCGCAAACACCCGTGCTGGCAACTGGTACTGGCGACTGTCGAGGCGCTCGCGCAACTGCATGTCCAGCCACACCATATAACCGGCCAGCAGCAACACGCCGAGCAAGGCCAGCAAGCTCAGCCGCTTGATCCAACGGCCCAGGCGCCCCTCTTTTCGGTTAGCGCGCTTTTTCTGGGTACGACGTTTTGTTGCTGGCATAGATATCCGGGTAACTCTTCAAACTTCTCAGAAACGTAAAATATGTCACTAACAGCGCCTACGTGCGGTCGACGCAGCCAGTTAATCACTCGGGCTCGTTTGCATACACTCACTTGCACACAACTGGCACTTGTACACAACTGGCCCCCAGCCGCACCATAGGCTGTTATAGGCGGCATTTATAAGGTCGGCCGCACACAAGTCAAACCCAACGGGTTACGACGCGCCATGGTGTCAGCAAACCGTGGAACCGGCCGCAGCGCGCAGCGAGCGCTAAACTTGCACTCGACCGGGTGGCCGCCATAATGCGCGCATTCCCAAATTCACAGCCCAATAATCACGGACTCCCGACCCCATGCACCAGTATGAACTCTATGGCATTGGCGCCGCCCTGCTCGATACCGAAATTGAAGTCACCGACAGCGACCTGAAAACCCTCGGCGTGGATAAAGGGGTCATGACCCTGGTGGACGACGCGCGCCAGCAGCAGCTGGTGGACGACCTGAAAAACCACCTGGTCACCGCCAGCCACGCCTGTGGCGGCTCCGGTGCCAATACCATCATCGCCGCCAGCTACTTCGGCCTCGATACCTTCTATTCCTGCAAGGTCGCAGACGATGCCAACGGCAACTTCTACCGCGACAACCTGGCCGCAGCGGGCGTGAACTACCCGGAGGTCCTGAACAACGCCGCCGAGGGCACTACCGGCAAATGCCTGGTACTGATCACCCCCGACGCCGAGCGCAGCATGAACACCTATCTGGGCATCAGCGCCGAACTATCAGTCAATGAACTCGACAGTGATGCGCTGGCGCAGTCCCGCTGGGCATATATCGAAGGCTATTTGGTGTCGTCACCCACCGGCCGCGCTGCTGCCATTGCCCTGCGCGAACAGGCCGAGTCCAGCGGCGTAAAAACCGCTCTGAGCTTATCCGACCCCATGATGGTGCAACTGTTCCACGACGGTCTGAAAGAAATGATCGGCGGCGGCGTCGACCTACTGTTCTGTAACCGCGATGAAGCCCTGCAATACTGCGCCACCGATGCCCTGCAGGAAGCCGCACAGACCCTGCGCAACCACAGCAAGGCCTTCGCCATCACCCTCGGTGCCGACGGTGCCCTGTTGTGGGACGGCGAACAGGAATACCGCGTATCCAGCCCCAAGGTAAACGCCATCGACACCAATGGTGCCGGCGACATGTTTGCCGGCGCTTTCTTGTATGGGATTAACCGCGGTATGAGTTTTGCCGAAGCAGGTGAGTTGGCTTGCCGGGCGGCAGCGCAAGTAGTGAGCCAGTATGGGCCGCGTTTGCGTGCGGAACAGCACAAAGAATTGCTGGAGCAAACCGCAAGCGTTTAAGCGGCCAAGAAGCAAGACGCGAAGACAAAACGCCGGGCAAAGAATTATAGGGGGCCGCCTGGCCCGGCCCTGAAAATCCTTGCCCGGCGCCTTGCCGCCAGCACAAGAACTTCGACCCTATCCAAGCGGTAGTTTGATAGATCAATCCACAGACGTCGGTCGCGGCCCGCTGATTTCGGGCAGACAGGAGGCGGCGGCAATTCCAAACCCCTGCGCGTAATCCACCCCCATCAAACGTAATCGCTCGAGCAGCTCCGGAGTTTCCGCAAATTCCGCAATGGTGCTGATTCCCATCCGCTTGGCCAGGTGGTCCACCGTACTCACCATCGCACTATCGATCTCATCTTCGAGCATATTGCGCACAAAGGAGCCGTCGATCTTCAGGTAATCCACCGGCAACTGACGCAAGTAGGCCAGCGAGGAGGCGCCTCGGCCAAAATCATCCAGCGCAAAACTGCAGCCGGCCGCACGCAACTTGTGAATAAACATCAGCGCACGATCCAGGTTATTGATCGCGCTGGTTTCGGTAATTTCAAACTGCACCCGCGACGGCGCAACCCCCGCATCGGTCAGTTCACGCAGCACAAAATCGGCAAAGTACTCATCGCCCAGGCTGATACCGGAAACATTAATCGCATAGTGGAAACCACCGGCACCACTGCTCTGCTCGAGCGCCATATACTTGAATATGTTACGGATCACCCAGCGATCCACATCATCGATAATGCCGTAGCGCTCAGCTGCTGGTAAAAACAGTCCCGGGGAAATGATATCGCCATCGTGCCCGCGCATACGCACCAGCACTTCGTAGTGATGAATTCGGTTTTTTTCCTGCAGCGCCACCACGGGCTGGCGATAAAGCATCAAGCGGTCATCGCGAATCGCCGCATGAATCTCTGCCAGCCAAGTGCTCTCGCGGCGTTTCTCCAGCGCTTTGCGCGAATCGCCAAAGAATTTTACCCGGTTGCGCCCCTGTTCACGGGCTGCACTACACGCATCGTTGGCGGTGGCCAGCAGCTGGCTGGAAGGTGGTGCGTGCGTATCAACACTCACCGCACCAATGGACAGGGCTGGGCGGGTTTCACTGGTTTCCCACTCGAATACAAAATCGTTCACCGCCTCGCGTAGGCGCGTGACAATGCGTTTGGCTTCTTCGAGCGTGCAATCGCGAAGCAGCAGAGCAAATTCATCACTGCCTACGCGACCCAACAAATCGTTCTTGCCCAGACACTGGGTAAGGATACGGGCTATGGCAACCAGCAATGCATCACCGGCGCTGTAGCCGAGGGTGTCATTGACCACTTTGAATTGATAGACATCGAGATACAGCAGGATATGGTGCTGGCGCGGTCCGGTATCTCGGTTGAGCAATTGCTGCAGGGCCTGCTCAAATGTCTGACGATTGGGAAGACGCGTGAGCGTATCGTGACTGCTTTGCCAGCTGAGGCGGGAAGAAATACGCCGCGCTTCCGACGTGTGCCGCAGAACAACGACATAACCGTCCAGGCTTATGCCGTCTTTGACGCTGTTTATCTGAACACTGATTTCAACCAGCTCGGCTTCACCATCCGCGCCCCGCGGCCCCTGCCTGCGCAAATTGGCACGCAACTCCCGACGGCTTGGCACTTCTTCTGCGGCGTCACCTGAATTCAGACCCAGATCTAATGCCACACCTTCGTCATCTTCGAGGCTGAGACATTCCGACAAAATCTGGCCGGGCAGCAAGCCCACAAGGCTGCCACACAGCTCGCCAGCCAGCGGATTACTGTAACGGATGCGACCAAAGGGATCGGTAATCACTACGCCATCGGCCACCTCACCCAGCGCCAGTTCGGCAGCAGCCGGGCTCATCTGTGCACTCGGCGCCATATCCGGCGTCGATGCATCGAGCTGGCCATGAAAGGTGGCGTTTTGAGAGTCAAATTCAGTCAAGGGACATCCAGTTCAATCAGCCTGCGCAGACGGCCCGCTGTTACAACACGCAAGGGGCCAGTTGCCAGGATGCTCAGAGCGGTGTAACCAGTTACCGTAGAATGCATTGCATATGGAATTAACTGTACACCGGATCGGTGACAATTTCCGATCGAAAACAAACTTCTCAAAATAATACCGAATCCCGCGCTGGCGCGGTAACCTTTGTACATCCTCTATTGCAAATTTGTGTGAACTCACACAGTTTGAGGAAATTTTTTCAGGCCAGCACAAAACCCGCTTCACCCATTACAGGTGCTGGCGCAAGAACGACTTCAATTTTTCATCTTCAAACGCGCGCTGCAATGTAGCACTCAGCAGCTGGTTGATGGTGCTCTGCACCTCTTCCTTGCTCGGCTTGATCAGATTGCGGTCTTTGCCACTGGTGCTGTAGTTACCAAAAAACGTAGCGCCCTTTACCGTAACCTGCAGCTGAATCGCCGCACCGGAGTCCACCTTGGTGGTATAGAGCTTGTTCGGGCTGGTGTAGCGCAAGTCGGTCAGTGTCGCTACGACCTGTACATCACCGCCACCCTCCACGGTACGGAATGACCAGGCTTCAAAACCCTGATACAGGGCATCGGCGATCGCCCGGTCAATATTGTTGGCCAGGGTTACATTCGAGGAATCCGAGTAGATACCCCCCAGAGAACCGAGCCCATCGTTGCTCAGCTGGTTAGCGCCGCGCGCGGAAAGGGTGTAGCCCGCTCCGATATTATCCGCTGCAACGCTCACCTGCGGTTTGATCTCAACCTGTACCGGGCTGTGCGCACAGCCACCCAGCATGATTGCAAAACCCGTTGCCAATATCGCCAGCAGTGTTTTCATAAAAGGCTCCACTTTTTATCAGTAACGTCCGCAAACCGCGGCGCAATATTTCAGTTAAGGTTTAAATTATGTGTTAACCGTGCCCATGGTGACCGTGATGGTGGTGATGACCTTCCTGCTCCACCTCAGCGTTCATTCCCGCAGGCAATGCATCATTGAGCCCCAGCACCGGTAATGAGAGCTGGTAGCTGCTGCCGTCTGCAAATACGAGTCTCACCGGCAACTTTGCACCCGCTTTCAGCCTGACACCGTGCACCATCAGATGCGTAGCACCGGGACGCATTTCGATAGAAGTCTGCGCCGGCAAGGCGAGGTTTTTCAATGCGCGCATCTTACTTACACCGCCCTCCTGCAAGGTCGTGTGCAATTCCACACGGCCCTCCGGATGGGACGGCAATTCGATGCGCTCAAGCACATATTCGCTCGCGGACAGATTTTGCAACGCCAGGTACGCGGCCCCCATTGGCGCACCCGGTGGCATTTCCCGGGCGTAGCCGACAGCGTTCAGCTGCTCAACAGACTGCTGACCGGTCGACTCGTTTGCATGTATCGCGCCGGCAACAAACAAGGACACCAGAACAATGCCCCGCAACAGGCCAGTCACTGTGTGATTTTTTTTCATTATCGACTCCCCCGATAGATGTAGGTTGCGAACGCCCGCACCGTTATCTGGCGCGTACGGCTTAACGACTCTTTTGTAACAGTAAACGCGGTGGATTGCCGAGCTTTATGTCACCTCGAACCCGGTATCCGGGAACCGCCTGACGCAACTGGCTGTAGATCCAGCGCCCCTCCGCATCGTCGCGGGCAACAATAATGACCCGCAACTGATGCTGCTGGATACGCTGTGCGGTGGTCGTGAGCATCTGCACCATGACCTCGGAGCGCGCCGACAGTTCGGCTGGCGGCAGTGCCACAGTTTGTGCACCGGGCCCGTCCAAAGTCACATCCTGCCGAGCACGCTGCTGCTCGCGCTGCAATTGCGCGCGCACCTCAGCCGACAAGGGGTTACCGGGCGCAATTTCATCCGCCGTATTCAGCAAGCTGCTCACCTGCCCGAAGGACCGCCGACGCAGGGCATCGCGCGCCCTATCCACTTGATGCATCACCAGGGTCTGGATACCCGCCTTGGCCTGGGTATTACCGGGGTCGAGCTGCAGCACCTGCAGGTAAAAATCGTAGGCACTGGCACCGGCCGGCATAGTAATAAACCCCTCACGCTGTGCCACTTCCGCACGCGTCAGAAAGTGGCGGATGGTACGTTGGCGCACCTCTTCCGGGCTGGGGCCCGTGGGTGCCGGTGGCACGACCACTTGCGGCACCGGAGGCGGCGGCGTCGCACACCCTGCCAACAGCACAGTTGCACCGGTTGCGAAAACAGTGACCGCCTTCAACTTTCTGATACCCACCTCCCTGGAGCAGCCACCCACTGGGATAACTGTTGTTTTTTTGTACCGACACCACCGTTATACTGCCAGCGCAATTGCGCTAGGGTTGCGGCAAACGCCAGAATCCAACCCGGGCCCACCCCCTCAACAGGGGAACGACGGCTTGCAATAACAGTCCAATCTGACCCGACTATAAAGAATTTTATTACCGATGACTGCGAACACTTCCGGCATGCGAGAAATTTATCCGCACAACCCGTTGAACACACGGCGCTCGCCACTCAACCAGCTGGGGGCGGCAATGGCTCTGCTGGCGGCATTGCTGTGCAGTGTGCTGCTGAGCGCGCCGGCGAGTGCCCAACAGGAAAACCCGTTCGCCGCGCTCAGTGGCGGCCAGGACGACTTTCTGCCAGTGGACGAAGCCTATCAGCTCGATGTCCTGTTAAATGACACGGACGCCGCCGCCCTGTTCCAAATCGCCCCAGAATATTACCTGTACCGGGACAAACTGTCGGTCTACCTGCTGAACGGCGAAGACAAGACCGAACTGCCGCTCACTCTGCAAAGCGGCGAGGTGATCTGGGACGACTATTTCGAAAAAGAAACCGAGGTGTATCGCTGGCAGCTGGAAGTTCCACTAGCGCTGCCCGCGGGATCCAGCAAGGCCCGCCTGCAGGTGAACTATCAGGGCTGCGCGGATGCGGGCCTGTGCTATCCGCCACAAACACGTAATTTTGACCTGGATCTGCTGCAAAAAACCGCCACCCCCGTTGAAGGCAGTGGTGGTCTGGGCTCCGGCCCCAGTGGCGCAGCAAGCGGCAGCTCTGCGCCCCTCGCCGGCAGCGCCAGTAGCACGCTTTTCTCCAACCTGTTATTGGCCATGGCGCTGGCATTTGGTGGCGGCATGCTGCTGAACCTGATGCCCTGTGTCTTCCCGGTACTGTCCATTAAGGCGCTGACCATCACCAATAGCGGTGACCGCCAGCAGCTGCACGGCTGGGCTTACACCGCGGGCGTGGTCGCAACCTTCCTGCTGATTGCCGCTTTGATGCTGGGCCTACGAGCCGCGGGTGAGGCCGTCGGCTGGGGCTTCCAGCTGCAGTCACCGGTAGTGGTAGCGGCGCTGGCCTACCTGTTTTTCGCCATGGGCCTCAGCCTGTCCGGGCTGACCGAGTTCGGCGGCCGCCTGATGGGGCTCGGCGCCAACAGTGAAAGCAAAGGCCTCAGCGGCTCCTTCTCCACCGGCGCACTGGCTACCGTAGTGGCCAGCCCATGTACCGCACCCATGATGGGCTCGGCGCTGGGCTTTGCCGTGACCCAACCCGCGCCAGTGGCACTCGCGGTATTCGCCGCACTCGGTTTCGGCATGGCGGCGCCCTTTTTGCTGCTTACTTATATCCCCGCACTGGCCCAACGCCTGCCGCGCCCCGGCCCATGGATGGAAACGCTCAAGCAACTGCTGGCCTTCCCCATGTATCTCACCGCTGTGTGGCTTTTATGGGTACTGGGCCGCCAGAGCGGCAGTGACGGGGTTACCCTGGTTCTGGCCGGTGCGGTCGCCATCGCCTTCGCCCTGTGGCTGTGGCCACGCCCCGCAACCACTGGCAAAACCTGGCTGCGGACCAGCACCGCCGTGATCGCGGTTGCCGGCGCCATTTGGGTATTGCCCAACCTGGACAGCAATGCCGGCCAGCCAACTCAGGCGAACAAAAGCGATTACTGGCAAACCTACTCGCCGGAAGCCCTTGCCGCTGCGCGCAGTGAGGGCCGCCCGGTGCTGATCAACATGACCGCTGCCTGGTGCATCACCTGCCTGGCCAACGAAAAAGTCGTACTTTCCAGCGACCGTATTACCGCGGCGGTAGAGGATCTTGGCATTACCGCCCTGAAAGGAGACTGGACCAACCAGGACCCGCAAATCACCGAGCTGCTCGCGCGCTATGGTCGCTCCAGCGTACCGTTGTACTTACTGTTTCCGGAGGGCGGCGGTGAACCACAGATTTTGCCGCAAATCCTGACCCGCGACGGTCTGCTCACCGCCATGCACAGCGCCGTGAGCGAAGAGCGCCTCGCTGAATCCACCAGCCGATAACTCCCCCCACTGCCGGTGGCGACGCCACCGGCAGCATCCCTGGCTTGCTGTTCCGGCTAGCATCGCAGCTTCCAACAAAAGATTTCCATCTCCTACCTCTCGCCCCCCTCTCGCCTTGATCGCCGCAGCGGCACCTAACCTCACTTTGCGGCCAAAATGCCATTGTGGCCATTCACGCTGGCGAAAACGCCACCCTTTCATAAAAAACTACGGCAATTAGGTCGCTAACTTCGGCGAACTGCGCGCAACGTCTCTTTTTCGACATTTGAGGCATGGACAGGGGGTCACTTTTGCGGCAAACTCCAAGCGAAATTTGCCAAACACCCCTTGTGACGCGGTTTTCCGGGAACTTCCATGACTTTTTCCCGATTTTAGTCACAACTTTGCGCGCTTTACCGAGGCACAGAATGGCTAAACTGCTTTTGCTACACGGCCCCAATCTGAACCTGCTGGGCACCCGCGAGCCGGAGATCTACGGCTCCACGACCCTTTCCCAGATAAATGAAGCTGCCAGCGCGCAGTGTGCGGCGGCCGGCTGTGCGTTCGACAGCCTGCAAACCAACCATGAAGGAGTGCTGGTGGAACGTATCCACCAAG includes these proteins:
- the mrcB gene encoding penicillin-binding protein 1B; amino-acid sequence: MPATKRRTQKKRANRKEGRLGRWIKRLSLLALLGVLLLAGYMVWLDMQLRERLDSRQYQLPARVFARPLVLQEGMVMRPDELEAEFSALNYKQASPVDEPGQWQREGMEYVVWRRDFVHADGREREAKVSFRLRNDELTNLRDETGAALEEFRLDAAPIGTLLGGGDDRTPVRITEIPPLLGATLIAVEDQDFAHHFGVSPRGIARAMVANLQAGTVVQGGSTITQQLVKNIFFDHKPSLWRKFNEALMAILMEVHYDKAYILQEYINEVWLGQQGSRAIYGFGLASEFYFHKPLNQLEPHQMALLVGLAKGASYYNPWRHPKRALERRNIVLDVMEEQGLISEQDLQRLKAKPLEVATKGAAAQNPYPAFTERLLEELRPYYSVEELRTAGLRVYTTLAPSVQKLAEDAISQGADKLESDRNIEANSLQGATVILENHSGNVLAMVGDRRPHYPGFNRALEANRQVGSLIKPAIYLTALERPHEFNLATLIDDAPIREVAADGQVWMPANFNNRSHGQVPLYVALSRSYNQATARLGLDLGIENVRETIRRLGVEANLPRVPSLFLGAVEMTPFQVAGMYQTMANGGEHIVPRTLLAVSDAVGDQVQRFRPKMNRGVDAVPIYLLRYGLEQVMREGTGKSAYRSLPNSVPFAGKTGTTNNYRDSWFAGFSPGVTAVVWLGRDDNERTELTGATGALTIWTDIMRKLPHRHGRIQAPRGVEWKPVNQKGEYMDPRHCEGGREIPVSVESRLKTDPRCERRGWFRNWFDRDDENVAPREDMTPGWGIDPEQQRREQMQEQRERERQLREQLEREEQFGPEQYQQIPPDEAERLRRLEESARLQEQRYQEEERRAQEERRRLDERRRRGGVTVEEAQPWPPQQEEDQWP
- a CDS encoding adenosine kinase — protein: MHQYELYGIGAALLDTEIEVTDSDLKTLGVDKGVMTLVDDARQQQLVDDLKNHLVTASHACGGSGANTIIAASYFGLDTFYSCKVADDANGNFYRDNLAAAGVNYPEVLNNAAEGTTGKCLVLITPDAERSMNTYLGISAELSVNELDSDALAQSRWAYIEGYLVSSPTGRAAAIALREQAESSGVKTALSLSDPMMVQLFHDGLKEMIGGGVDLLFCNRDEALQYCATDALQEAAQTLRNHSKAFAITLGADGALLWDGEQEYRVSSPKVNAIDTNGAGDMFAGAFLYGINRGMSFAEAGELACRAAAQVVSQYGPRLRAEQHKELLEQTASV
- a CDS encoding putative bifunctional diguanylate cyclase/phosphodiesterase; translated protein: MTEFDSQNATFHGQLDASTPDMAPSAQMSPAAAELALGEVADGVVITDPFGRIRYSNPLAGELCGSLVGLLPGQILSECLSLEDDEGVALDLGLNSGDAAEEVPSRRELRANLRRQGPRGADGEAELVEISVQINSVKDGISLDGYVVVLRHTSEARRISSRLSWQSSHDTLTRLPNRQTFEQALQQLLNRDTGPRQHHILLYLDVYQFKVVNDTLGYSAGDALLVAIARILTQCLGKNDLLGRVGSDEFALLLRDCTLEEAKRIVTRLREAVNDFVFEWETSETRPALSIGAVSVDTHAPPSSQLLATANDACSAAREQGRNRVKFFGDSRKALEKRRESTWLAEIHAAIRDDRLMLYRQPVVALQEKNRIHHYEVLVRMRGHDGDIISPGLFLPAAERYGIIDDVDRWVIRNIFKYMALEQSSGAGGFHYAINVSGISLGDEYFADFVLRELTDAGVAPSRVQFEITETSAINNLDRALMFIHKLRAAGCSFALDDFGRGASSLAYLRQLPVDYLKIDGSFVRNMLEDEIDSAMVSTVDHLAKRMGISTIAEFAETPELLERLRLMGVDYAQGFGIAAASCLPEISGPRPTSVD
- a CDS encoding YajG family lipoprotein, yielding MKTLLAILATGFAIMLGGCAHSPVQVEIKPQVSVAADNIGAGYTLSARGANQLSNDGLGSLGGIYSDSSNVTLANNIDRAIADALYQGFEAWSFRTVEGGGDVQVVATLTDLRYTSPNKLYTTKVDSGAAIQLQVTVKGATFFGNYSTSGKDRNLIKPSKEEVQSTINQLLSATLQRAFEDEKLKSFLRQHL
- a CDS encoding copper chaperone PCu(A)C is translated as MKKNHTVTGLLRGIVLVSLFVAGAIHANESTGQQSVEQLNAVGYAREMPPGAPMGAAYLALQNLSASEYVLERIELPSHPEGRVELHTTLQEGGVSKMRALKNLALPAQTSIEMRPGATHLMVHGVRLKAGAKLPVRLVFADGSSYQLSLPVLGLNDALPAGMNAEVEQEGHHHHHGHHGHG
- a CDS encoding N-acetylglucosaminyltransferase; the encoded protein is MLLAGCATPPPPVPQVVVPPAPTGPSPEEVRQRTIRHFLTRAEVAQREGFITMPAGASAYDFYLQVLQLDPGNTQAKAGIQTLVMHQVDRARDALRRRSFGQVSSLLNTADEIAPGNPLSAEVRAQLQREQQRARQDVTLDGPGAQTVALPPAELSARSEVMVQMLTTTAQRIQQHQLRVIIVARDDAEGRWIYSQLRQAVPGYRVRGDIKLGNPPRLLLQKSR
- a CDS encoding protein-disulfide reductase DsbD family protein; amino-acid sequence: MTANTSGMREIYPHNPLNTRRSPLNQLGAAMALLAALLCSVLLSAPASAQQENPFAALSGGQDDFLPVDEAYQLDVLLNDTDAAALFQIAPEYYLYRDKLSVYLLNGEDKTELPLTLQSGEVIWDDYFEKETEVYRWQLEVPLALPAGSSKARLQVNYQGCADAGLCYPPQTRNFDLDLLQKTATPVEGSGGLGSGPSGAASGSSAPLAGSASSTLFSNLLLAMALAFGGGMLLNLMPCVFPVLSIKALTITNSGDRQQLHGWAYTAGVVATFLLIAALMLGLRAAGEAVGWGFQLQSPVVVAALAYLFFAMGLSLSGLTEFGGRLMGLGANSESKGLSGSFSTGALATVVASPCTAPMMGSALGFAVTQPAPVALAVFAALGFGMAAPFLLLTYIPALAQRLPRPGPWMETLKQLLAFPMYLTAVWLLWVLGRQSGSDGVTLVLAGAVAIAFALWLWPRPATTGKTWLRTSTAVIAVAGAIWVLPNLDSNAGQPTQANKSDYWQTYSPEALAAARSEGRPVLINMTAAWCITCLANEKVVLSSDRITAAVEDLGITALKGDWTNQDPQITELLARYGRSSVPLYLLFPEGGGEPQILPQILTRDGLLTAMHSAVSEERLAESTSR